From one Musa acuminata AAA Group cultivar baxijiao unplaced genomic scaffold, Cavendish_Baxijiao_AAA HiC_scaffold_867, whole genome shotgun sequence genomic stretch:
- the LOC135664664 gene encoding LOW QUALITY PROTEIN: photosystem II CP43 reaction center protein-like (The sequence of the model RefSeq protein was modified relative to this genomic sequence to represent the inferred CDS: deleted 2 bases in 2 codons) — MTITLGKFTKEENDLFDIMDDWLRRDRFVFVGWSGLLLFPCAYFALGGWFTGTTFVTSWYTHGLASSYLEGCNFLTAAVSTPANSLAHSLLLLWGPEAQGDFTRWCQLGGLWTFVALHGAFALIGFMLRQFELARSVQLRPYNAIAFSAPIAVFVSVFLIYPLGQSGWFFAPSFGVAAIFRFILFFQGFHNWTLNPFHMMGVAGVLGAALLCAIHGATVENTLFEDGDGANTFRAFNPTQAEETYSMVTANRFWSQIFGVAFSNKRWLHFFMLFVPVTGLWMSAIGVVGLALNLRAYDFVSQEIRAAEDPEFETFYTKNILLNEGIRAWMAAQDQPHENLIFPEEVLPRGNLFNGTLALAGRDQETTGFAWWAGNARLINLSGKLLGAHVAHAGLIVFWAGAMNLFEVAHFVPEKPMYEQGLILLPHLATLGWGVGPGGEVMDTFPYFVSGVLHLISSAVLGFGGIYHALLGPETLEESFPFFGYVWKDRNKMTTILGIHLILLGLGAFLLVLKAVYFGGIYDTWAPGGGDVRKITNLTLSPSVIFGYLLKSPFGGEGWIVSVDDLEDIIGGHVWLGSICILGGIWHILTKPFAWARRAFVWSGEAYLSYSLGALSVFGFIACCFVWFNNTAYPSEFYGPTGPEASQAQAFTFLVRDQRLGANVGSAQGPTGLGKYLMRSPTGEIIFGGETMRFWDLRAPWLEPLRGPNGLDLSRLKKDIQPWQERRSAEYMTHAPLGSLNSVGGVATEINAVNYVSPRSWLATSHFVLGFFFFVGHLWHAGRARAAAAGFEKGIDRDLEPVLSMTPLS, encoded by the exons ATGACTATAACCCTTGGTAAATTtaccaaagaagaaaatgatctaTTTGATATTATGGATGATTGGTTACGGAGGGACCGTTTCGTTTTTGTAGGTTGGTCCGGCCTATTGCTCTTTCCTTGTGCTTATTTCGCTTTAGGAGGTTGGTTTACAGGTACAACTTTTGTAACTTCATGGTATACCCATGGATTGGCGAGTTCCTATTTGGAAGGTTGCAATTTCTTAACCGCTGCAGTTTCCACTCCTGCGAATAGTTTAGCACATTCTTTGTTGCTACTATGGGGTCCTGAAGCACAAGGAGATTTTACTCGTTGGTGTCAATTAGGCGGTCTGTGGACTTTTGTTGCTCTCCATGGTGCTTTCGCACTAATAGGTTTCATGTTACGTCAATTCGAACTTGCTCGATCTGTTCAATTGCGACCTTATAATGCAATCGCATTCTCTGCTCCAATTGCTGTTTTTGTTTCAGTATTCTTGATTTATCCACTGGGTCAATCTGGTTGGTTCTTTGCACCTAGTTTTGGCGTAGCAGCCATATTTCgattcatcctcttcttccaagGGTTTCATAATTGGACGTTGAACCCATTTCATATGATGGGAGTTGCCGGAGTATTAGGCGCTGCTCTGCTATGCGCTATTCATGGTGCTACCGTAGAAAATACTTTATTCGAAGATGGTGACGGTGCAAATACATTTCGTGCTTTTAACCCAACTCAAGCCGAAGAGACTTATTCAATGGTCACTGCTAACCGTTTTTGGTCCCAAATCTTTGGGGTTGCTTTTTCCAATAAACGTTGGTTACATTTCTTTATGCTATTTGTACCCGTAACTGGTTTATGGATGAGTGCTATTGGGGTAGTCGGTCTGGCTCTGAATCTACGTGCCTATGACTTCGTTTCCCAAGAAATCCGTGCAGCGGAAGATCCTGAATTTGAGACTTTCTACAccaaaaatattctcttaaacgaaGGTATTCGTGCTTGGATGGCGGCTCAGGATCAGCCTCATGAAAACCTTATATTCCCTGAGGAGGTTCTACCACGTGGAAAC CTCTTTAATGGAACTTTAGCTTTAGCTGGTCGTGACCAAGAAACCACCGGTTTCGCTTGGTGGGCCGGGAATGCCAGACTTATAAATTTGTCCGGTAAACTACTTGGAGCTCACGTAGCCCATGCCGGATTAATCGTATTCTGGGCCGGGGCAATGAACCTATTTGAAGTGGCTCATTTCGTACCAGAGAAACCCATGTATGAACAAGGATTGATTTTACTTCCGCACCTAGCTACTCTAGGTTGGGGGGTAGGTCCGGGGGGAGAGGTTATGGACACCTTTCCATACTTTGTATCTGGAGTACTTCACTTAATTTCCTCTGCAGTCTTAGGCTTTGGTGGTATTTATCATGCGCTTCTTGGACCCGAGACTCTTGAAGAATCTTTTCCATTCTTCGGTTATGTATGGAAAGATAGAAATAAAATGACTACCATTTTGGGTATTCACTTAATTTTGTTAGGTCTAGGTGCTTTTCTTCTAGTACTCAAGGCTGTTTATTTTGGGGGCATATATGATACCTGGGCCCCTGGGGGGGGAGATGTAAGAAAAATTACCAACTTGACCCTTAGCCCAAGTGTCATATTTGGTTATTTACTAAAATCTCCTTTTGGGGGAGAAGGATGGATTGTTAGTGTGGACGATTTAGAAGATATAATTGGGGGACATGTATGGTTAGGTTCCATTTGTATACTTGGTGGAATTTGGCATATCTTAACCAAACCTTTTGCATGGGCTCGCCGTGCATTTGTATGGTCTGGAGAGGCTTACTTGTCTTATAGTTTAGGTGCTTTATCTGTCTTTGGTTTTATCGCTTGTTGTTTTGTCTGGTTTAATAATACCGCTTATCCTAGTGAGTTTTACGGACCTACCGGGCCAGAAGCTTCTCAAGCTCAAGCATTTACCTTTCTAGTCAGAGACCAACGTCTTGGAGCTAACGTGGGATCCGCTCAAGGACCTACTGGTTTAGGTAAATATCTAATGCGTTCCCCGACTGGAGAGATTATTTTTGGAGGAGAAACTATGCGT TTTTGGGATCTTCGTGCTCCCTGGTTAGAACCTCTAAGGGGTCCCAATGGTTTGGACTTGAGTAGGCTGAAAAAAGACATACAACCTTGGCAAGAACGACGTTCGGCAGAATATATGACTCATGCTCCTTTAGGTTCTTTAAATTCCGTGGGTGGCGTAGCTACCGAGATCAATGCAGTCAATTATGTCTCTCCTAGAAGTTGGTTGGCGACCTCCCATTTTGTTCTAGGATTCTTCTTTTTTGTGGGGCATTTGTGGCATGCGGGAAGGGCCCGTGCAGCTGCAGCAGGCTTTGAAAAAGGAATCGATCGTGATTTGGAACCTGTTCTTTCCATGACCCCTCTTAGTtga
- the LOC135664662 gene encoding photosystem I P700 chlorophyll a apoprotein A2-like has protein sequence LGGFERHYFPRFSQGLAQDPTTRRIWFGIATAHDFESHDDITEERLYQNIFASHFGQLAIIFLWTSGNLFHVAWQGNFESWIQDPLHVRPIAHAIWDPHFGQPAVEAFTRGGATGPVNIAYSGVYQWWYTIGLRTNEDLYTGALFLLFLSAISLIAGWLHLQPKWKPSVSWFKNAESRLNHHLSGLFGVSSLAWTGHLVHVAIPGSRGQYVRWNNFLDVLPYPQGLGPLFTGQWNLYAQNPDSSSHLFGTSQGTGTAILTLLGGFHPQTQSLWLTDIAHHHLAIAFIFLIAGHMYRTNFGIGHSIKDLLETHIPPGGRLGRGHKGLYDTINNSLHFQLGLALASLGVITSLVAQHMYSLPAYAFIAQDFTTQAALYTHHQYIAGFIMTGAFAHGAIFFIRDYNPEQNEDNVLARMLDHKEAIISHLSWASLFLGFHTLGLYVHNDVMLAFGTPEKQILIEPIFAQWIQSAHGKTSYGFDVLLSSTNGPAFNAGRSIWLPGWLNAVNENSNSLFLTIGPGDFLVHHAIALGLHTTTLILVKGALDARGSKLMPDKKDFGYSFPCDGPGRGGTCDISAWDAFYLAVFWMLNTIGWVTFYWHWKHITLWQGNVSQFNESSTYLMGWLRDYLWLNSSQLINGYNPFGMNSLSVWAWMFLFGHLVWATGFMFLISWRGYWQELIETLAWAHERTPLANLIRWRDKPVALSIVQARLVGLAHFSVGYIFTYAAFLIASTSGKFG, from the coding sequence CTAGGAGGATTTGAAAGGCATTATTTTCCGAGGTTTAGCCAAGGCTTAGCTCAGGACCCCACTACTCGTCGTATTTGGTTTGGTATTGCTACCGCACATGACTTCGAGAGTCATGATGATATTACTGAGGAACGTCTTTATCAGAACATTTTTGCTTCTCACTTTGGGCAATTAGCAATAATCTTTCTGTGGACGTCCGGAAATCTCTTTCATGTAGCTTGGCAAGGAAATTTTGAGTCATGGATACAAGACCCTTTACATGTAAGACCTATTGCTCATGCAATTTGGGATCCTCATTTTGGTCAACCAGCTGTAGAAGCCTTTACTCGAGGAGGTGCTACCGGTCCAGTGAATATCGCTTATTCCGGCGTTTATCAGTGGTGGTATACAATCGGATTACGCACTAATGAAGATCTTTATACTGGAGctctttttctattatttctttctgctaTATCCTTAATAGCGGGTTGGTTACACTTACAACCAAAATGGAAACCAAGCGTTTCGTGGTTCAAAAATGCCGAATctcgtctaaatcatcatttgTCAGGACTTTTCGGAGTGAGTTCTTTGGCTTGGACAGGACATTTAGTTCATGTCGCTATTCCAGGATCCAGGGGACAGTACGTCAGATGGAATAATTTTTTAGATGTATTACCCTATCCTCAAGGGTTGGGACCACTTTTTACGGGTCAGTGGAATCTTTATGCCCAAAACCCTGATTCGAGTAGCCATTTATTTGGTACTTCCCAAGGAACAGGAACTGCCATTCTAACCCTTCTCGGTGGATTTCATCCACAAACGCAAAGTTtatggctgaccgatattgctcatcatcatttagctattgcatttattttcctgatcgctggtcatatgtatagaacTAACTTCGGGATTGGGCACAGTATCAAAGATCTTTTAGAAACACATATTCCTCCAGGGGGTCGATTAGGGCGTGGGCATAAGGGTCTTTATGACACAATCAATAATTCGCTTCATTTTCAATTAGGTCTTGCTCTAGCCTCTTTAGGGGTTATTACTTCCTTAGTAGCTCAACACATGTACTCTTTACCTGCTTATGCATTCATAGCACAAGACTTTACTACTCAAGCTGCGTTATATACTCatcaccaatacatcgcagggtttatCATGACAGGAGCCTTTGCTCATGGAGCTATATTCTTCATTAGAGATTACAATCCAGAACAGAATGAGGATAATGTATTGGCAAGAATGTTAGACCACAAAGAAGCTATCATATCTCATTTAAGTTGGGCCAGCCTGTTTCTTGGGTTCCATACCTTGGGCCTTTATGTTCATAACGATGTTATGCTCGCTTTTGGTACTCCGGaaaaacaaatcttgattgaacCTATATTTGCCCAATGGATACAATCCGCTCATGGTAAGACTTCATATGGGTTCGATGTACTCTTATCTTCAACGAATGGCCCAGCATTCAATGCAGGTCGAAGCATATGGTTACCGGGCTGGTTGAATGCTGTTAATGAGAATAGTAATTCACTCTTCTTAACAATAGGTCCTGGGGACTTCTTGGTTCATCATGCTATTGCTCTAGGTTTGCATACAACTACACTGATTTTAGTAAAAGGTGCTTTAGATGCACGTGGTTCCAAGTTAATGCCAGATAAAAAGGATTTCGGTTATAGTTTTCCTTGCGACGGCCCAGGACGCGGCGGTACTTGTGATATTTCTGCTTGGGACGCATTTTATTTGGCAGTTTTCTGGATGTTAAATACCATTGGGTGGGTTACTTTTTATTGGCATTGGAAACACATCACTTTATGGCAGGGTAACGTTTCACAATTTAATGAATCTTCCACTTATTTAATGGGATGGTTAAGAGATTATCTATGGTTAAACTCTTCACAACTTATCAATGGATATAATCCTTTTGGTATGAATAGTTTATCCGTATGGGCGTGGATGTTCTTATTTGGACATCTTGTTTGGGCTACTggatttatgtttttaatttcttGGCGCGGATATTGGCAGGAATTGATTGAAACTTTAGCATGGGCTCATGAACGCACACCTTTGGCTAATTTGATTCGATGGAGAGATAAGCCAGTGGCTCTTTCCATTGTGCAAGCAAGATTGGTTGGATTAGCCCACTTTTCCGTAGGCTATATATTCACTTATGCAGCTTTCTTGATTGCCTCTACATCAGGAAAATttggttaa